A window from Rhinolophus sinicus isolate RSC01 linkage group LG18, ASM3656204v1, whole genome shotgun sequence encodes these proteins:
- the LOC109460652 gene encoding mesothelin-like protein isoform X3: protein MASQQVLLKAWQLSCLANLAARRGLQGDFALHPPDLLLFYNLAQVREADCRAFIRRAAQGDTELLANLPDQRAALQHLALACLGGPPPRLSTSDLLLLGILVCDMDASSIVASDPHVLQNLQRCPRLTPAQQAALNTLLARGRTMLGAPSSWNLEGLQALGPLAAYISPSLWMQVQEAVGLAFFGSMVATYRTGTLSQRDARRFVTSFLEAKAKSLSSRPKRGTGRPCIRGNITAATLQDNLFLLHYDCSQLESCLGSRVLRANLDPLLQHPLPAECQRVVKAKLARVYPSGIPEEQLQLITSLVYLYSFTEIGQWNITSRNTVMALLASDVALENQTEAILQKFLDHKGRVTSALLVAIGGSRLCWMSPQQIQAIQPSEFRLAGALDISSCPQSRKNVLYTKAREAFGSTGTTAAYYRFMRPYLGGAPVEELQYLAQANVSMDIHTFTNLNPQVLQNLSVDKVTTLLGQNVGDLQKARSHPAISSWLRSLNRSALGELGLDTDPSGPSGPTLLTTTIPNTIPWATHLATTSRRPGNEAPTSGSPPAHLGYLPLAVALPSSLLWLLYWGTLGPSGDCSWGTCTMASEHSNVPAPHAGKLGLVDGAGRLPRPPCKPQAHGTWPRPKS, encoded by the exons ATGGCATCGCAGCAGGTGCTCCTCAAAGCCTGGCAG CTCAGCTGCCTGGCCAACTTGGCTGCCCGGCGTGGCCTCCAGGGGGACTTCGCGCTGCACCCACCTGACCTGTTGCTCTTCTACAA CCTGGCGCAGGTGAGGGAAGCCGACTGCCGGGCCTTCATCCGCCGTGCAGCTCAGGGGGACACGGAACTGCTGGCCAACCTGCCTGACCAGAGGGCTGCCCTCCAGCACTTGGCCTTGGCCTGCCTG GGAGGGCCGCCCCCTCGGCTCAGCACTTCCGACCTCCTGCTCCTTGGGATCCTGGTGTGTGACATGGACGCGTCCAGCATTGTGGCCTCAGACCCCCATGTGCTGCAGAACCTGCAGCGCTGCCCCCGGCTGACTCCTGCCCAGCAGGCCGCCCTCAACACACTGCTGGCCAGAGGGAGGACCATGCTCGG GGCCCCCAGCTCTTGGAACCTGGAGGGGCTGCAGGCTCTGGGACCCCTGGCTGCCTACATCAGCCCAAGCCTATGGATGCAGGTTCAGGAG GCCGTGGGCCTGGCCTTCTTCGGCAGCATGGTGGCCACGTACCGGACAGGGACACTCAGCCAGCGGGATGCCAGGCGCTTTGTCACCAGCTTCCTCGAAGCCAAAGCCAAGTCACTGTCCTCACGGCCCAAGCGGGGCACAG GGAGACCGTGCATCCGTGGCAACATCACGGCGGCCACGCTGCAGGACAACCTCTTCCTGCTACACTACGACTGCTCGCAGCTCGAGTCCTGCCTGGGGAGCCGTGTACTCAGGGCCAATTTGGACCCCCTGCTGCAGCACCCACTGCCTGCCGAGTGCCAGCGTGTCGTCAAGGCCAAGCTGGCTCGG GTCTACCCGAGCGGCATCCCAGAGGAGCAGCTGCAGCTCATCACCTCGCTGGTCTACCTCTACTCCTTCACGGAGATTGGCCAGTGGAACATTACGTCCAGAAACACGGTCATGGCCCTGCTGGCCTCAGACGTGGCCCTGGAGAACCAGACGGAG GCCATCCTGCAGAAGTTCCTGGACCACAAAGGCAGGGTCACCAGTGCCCTGCTTGTGGCCATTGGGGGTTCCCGCCTCTGCTGGATGAGCCCCCAGCAGATCCAGGCCATCCAGCCTTCCGAGTTCCG GCTGGCCGGGGCCCTGGATatctcctcctgcccccagagCAGGAAGAATGTGCTCTACACCAAAGCCCGAGAGGCCTTCGGCAGCACCGGGACCACGGCCGCCTACTACCGCTTCATGCGCCCCTACCTCG GTGGTGCCCCAGTGGAGGAGCTGCAGTACCTGGCCCAGGCCAATGTCTCCATGGACATCCACACCTTCACCAACCTGAACCCCCAAGTGCTGCAG AACCTAAGTGTTGACAAGGTGACGACGCTGCTGGGCCAGAATGTGGGGGACCTGCAGAAGGCACGCAGCCACCCGGCTATCAGCTCCTGGCTCCGCAGCTTGAACAGGTCGGCCCTGGGTGAGCTGGGCCTGGACACGGACCCCAGCGGCCCCAGCGGCCCCACCCTCTTGACCACTACAATTCCCAACACCATCCCGTGGGCAACCCACCTAGCCACCACCTCGCGCAGGCCTGGGAATGAGGCCCCCACCTCGG GCAGCCCACCAGCCCACCTGGGATACCTACCACTTGCTGTGGCCCTGCCCTCTAGCCTCCTGTGGCTGCTGTATTGGGGCACCCTAGGGCCCAGTGGGGATTGCTCATGGGGCACCTGCACAATGGCCTCCGAACACAGCAATGTCCCAGCACCACATGCAGGAAAACTGGGGCTGGTGGATGGAGCTGGACGCCTGCCCAGGCCTCCGTGCAAACCCCAGGCCCACGGGACCTGGCCACGTCCCAAATCCTAG
- the LOC109460652 gene encoding mesothelin-like protein isoform X1: MGPRAGALANPGLILFVWLMAHRSRPQAEGFSQEGLDASRADTWASANTSLLQGFWCQPASQLSQDQLSALIRRMASQQVLLKAWQLSCLANLAARRGLQGDFALHPPDLLLFYNLAQVREADCRAFIRRAAQGDTELLANLPDQRAALQHLALACLGGPPPRLSTSDLLLLGILVCDMDASSIVASDPHVLQNLQRCPRLTPAQQAALNTLLARGRTMLGAPSSWNLEGLQALGPLAAYISPSLWMQVQEAVGLAFFGSMVATYRTGTLSQRDARRFVTSFLEAKAKSLSSRPKRGTGRPCIRGNITAATLQDNLFLLHYDCSQLESCLGSRVLRANLDPLLQHPLPAECQRVVKAKLARVYPSGIPEEQLQLITSLVYLYSFTEIGQWNITSRNTVMALLASDVALENQTEAILQKFLDHKGRVTSALLVAIGGSRLCWMSPQQIQAIQPSEFRLAGALDISSCPQSRKNVLYTKAREAFGSTGTTAAYYRFMRPYLGGAPVEELQYLAQANVSMDIHTFTNLNPQVLQNLSVDKVTTLLGQNVGDLQKARSHPAISSWLRSLNRSALGELGLDTDPSGPSGPTLLTTTIPNTIPWATHLATTSRRPGNEAPTSGSPPAHLGYLPLAVALPSSLLWLLYWGTLGPSGDCSWGTCTMASEHSNVPAPHAGKLGLVDGAGRLPRPPCKPQAHGTWPRPKS; the protein is encoded by the exons ATGGGCCCCAGAGCAG GTGCCCTGGCAAACCCAGGCCTCATCCTCTTCGTGTGGCTCATGGCCCACCGCTCTCGTCCCCAGGCTGAGGGCTTCTCCCAGGAAGGACTAGATGCCAGCAGGGCCGACACATGGGCCAG TGCCAACACCTCCCTCCTGCAAGGCTTCTggtgccagccagccagccagctgtCCCAGGACCAGCTTTCAGCTCTGATCAGGAGGATGGCATCGCAGCAGGTGCTCCTCAAAGCCTGGCAG CTCAGCTGCCTGGCCAACTTGGCTGCCCGGCGTGGCCTCCAGGGGGACTTCGCGCTGCACCCACCTGACCTGTTGCTCTTCTACAA CCTGGCGCAGGTGAGGGAAGCCGACTGCCGGGCCTTCATCCGCCGTGCAGCTCAGGGGGACACGGAACTGCTGGCCAACCTGCCTGACCAGAGGGCTGCCCTCCAGCACTTGGCCTTGGCCTGCCTG GGAGGGCCGCCCCCTCGGCTCAGCACTTCCGACCTCCTGCTCCTTGGGATCCTGGTGTGTGACATGGACGCGTCCAGCATTGTGGCCTCAGACCCCCATGTGCTGCAGAACCTGCAGCGCTGCCCCCGGCTGACTCCTGCCCAGCAGGCCGCCCTCAACACACTGCTGGCCAGAGGGAGGACCATGCTCGG GGCCCCCAGCTCTTGGAACCTGGAGGGGCTGCAGGCTCTGGGACCCCTGGCTGCCTACATCAGCCCAAGCCTATGGATGCAGGTTCAGGAG GCCGTGGGCCTGGCCTTCTTCGGCAGCATGGTGGCCACGTACCGGACAGGGACACTCAGCCAGCGGGATGCCAGGCGCTTTGTCACCAGCTTCCTCGAAGCCAAAGCCAAGTCACTGTCCTCACGGCCCAAGCGGGGCACAG GGAGACCGTGCATCCGTGGCAACATCACGGCGGCCACGCTGCAGGACAACCTCTTCCTGCTACACTACGACTGCTCGCAGCTCGAGTCCTGCCTGGGGAGCCGTGTACTCAGGGCCAATTTGGACCCCCTGCTGCAGCACCCACTGCCTGCCGAGTGCCAGCGTGTCGTCAAGGCCAAGCTGGCTCGG GTCTACCCGAGCGGCATCCCAGAGGAGCAGCTGCAGCTCATCACCTCGCTGGTCTACCTCTACTCCTTCACGGAGATTGGCCAGTGGAACATTACGTCCAGAAACACGGTCATGGCCCTGCTGGCCTCAGACGTGGCCCTGGAGAACCAGACGGAG GCCATCCTGCAGAAGTTCCTGGACCACAAAGGCAGGGTCACCAGTGCCCTGCTTGTGGCCATTGGGGGTTCCCGCCTCTGCTGGATGAGCCCCCAGCAGATCCAGGCCATCCAGCCTTCCGAGTTCCG GCTGGCCGGGGCCCTGGATatctcctcctgcccccagagCAGGAAGAATGTGCTCTACACCAAAGCCCGAGAGGCCTTCGGCAGCACCGGGACCACGGCCGCCTACTACCGCTTCATGCGCCCCTACCTCG GTGGTGCCCCAGTGGAGGAGCTGCAGTACCTGGCCCAGGCCAATGTCTCCATGGACATCCACACCTTCACCAACCTGAACCCCCAAGTGCTGCAG AACCTAAGTGTTGACAAGGTGACGACGCTGCTGGGCCAGAATGTGGGGGACCTGCAGAAGGCACGCAGCCACCCGGCTATCAGCTCCTGGCTCCGCAGCTTGAACAGGTCGGCCCTGGGTGAGCTGGGCCTGGACACGGACCCCAGCGGCCCCAGCGGCCCCACCCTCTTGACCACTACAATTCCCAACACCATCCCGTGGGCAACCCACCTAGCCACCACCTCGCGCAGGCCTGGGAATGAGGCCCCCACCTCGG GCAGCCCACCAGCCCACCTGGGATACCTACCACTTGCTGTGGCCCTGCCCTCTAGCCTCCTGTGGCTGCTGTATTGGGGCACCCTAGGGCCCAGTGGGGATTGCTCATGGGGCACCTGCACAATGGCCTCCGAACACAGCAATGTCCCAGCACCACATGCAGGAAAACTGGGGCTGGTGGATGGAGCTGGACGCCTGCCCAGGCCTCCGTGCAAACCCCAGGCCCACGGGACCTGGCCACGTCCCAAATCCTAG
- the LOC109460652 gene encoding mesothelin-like protein isoform X2, with protein MLQSGLPLPPPAPPLITCLLLPSANTSLLQGFWCQPASQLSQDQLSALIRRMASQQVLLKAWQLSCLANLAARRGLQGDFALHPPDLLLFYNLAQVREADCRAFIRRAAQGDTELLANLPDQRAALQHLALACLGGPPPRLSTSDLLLLGILVCDMDASSIVASDPHVLQNLQRCPRLTPAQQAALNTLLARGRTMLGAPSSWNLEGLQALGPLAAYISPSLWMQVQEAVGLAFFGSMVATYRTGTLSQRDARRFVTSFLEAKAKSLSSRPKRGTGRPCIRGNITAATLQDNLFLLHYDCSQLESCLGSRVLRANLDPLLQHPLPAECQRVVKAKLARVYPSGIPEEQLQLITSLVYLYSFTEIGQWNITSRNTVMALLASDVALENQTEAILQKFLDHKGRVTSALLVAIGGSRLCWMSPQQIQAIQPSEFRLAGALDISSCPQSRKNVLYTKAREAFGSTGTTAAYYRFMRPYLGGAPVEELQYLAQANVSMDIHTFTNLNPQVLQNLSVDKVTTLLGQNVGDLQKARSHPAISSWLRSLNRSALGELGLDTDPSGPSGPTLLTTTIPNTIPWATHLATTSRRPGNEAPTSGSPPAHLGYLPLAVALPSSLLWLLYWGTLGPSGDCSWGTCTMASEHSNVPAPHAGKLGLVDGAGRLPRPPCKPQAHGTWPRPKS; from the exons ATGCTGCAGTCTGGGCTGCCCCTGCCGCCCCCAGCTCCACCCCTCATCACCTGCCTCCTTCTGCCCAGTGCCAACACCTCCCTCCTGCAAGGCTTCTggtgccagccagccagccagctgtCCCAGGACCAGCTTTCAGCTCTGATCAGGAGGATGGCATCGCAGCAGGTGCTCCTCAAAGCCTGGCAG CTCAGCTGCCTGGCCAACTTGGCTGCCCGGCGTGGCCTCCAGGGGGACTTCGCGCTGCACCCACCTGACCTGTTGCTCTTCTACAA CCTGGCGCAGGTGAGGGAAGCCGACTGCCGGGCCTTCATCCGCCGTGCAGCTCAGGGGGACACGGAACTGCTGGCCAACCTGCCTGACCAGAGGGCTGCCCTCCAGCACTTGGCCTTGGCCTGCCTG GGAGGGCCGCCCCCTCGGCTCAGCACTTCCGACCTCCTGCTCCTTGGGATCCTGGTGTGTGACATGGACGCGTCCAGCATTGTGGCCTCAGACCCCCATGTGCTGCAGAACCTGCAGCGCTGCCCCCGGCTGACTCCTGCCCAGCAGGCCGCCCTCAACACACTGCTGGCCAGAGGGAGGACCATGCTCGG GGCCCCCAGCTCTTGGAACCTGGAGGGGCTGCAGGCTCTGGGACCCCTGGCTGCCTACATCAGCCCAAGCCTATGGATGCAGGTTCAGGAG GCCGTGGGCCTGGCCTTCTTCGGCAGCATGGTGGCCACGTACCGGACAGGGACACTCAGCCAGCGGGATGCCAGGCGCTTTGTCACCAGCTTCCTCGAAGCCAAAGCCAAGTCACTGTCCTCACGGCCCAAGCGGGGCACAG GGAGACCGTGCATCCGTGGCAACATCACGGCGGCCACGCTGCAGGACAACCTCTTCCTGCTACACTACGACTGCTCGCAGCTCGAGTCCTGCCTGGGGAGCCGTGTACTCAGGGCCAATTTGGACCCCCTGCTGCAGCACCCACTGCCTGCCGAGTGCCAGCGTGTCGTCAAGGCCAAGCTGGCTCGG GTCTACCCGAGCGGCATCCCAGAGGAGCAGCTGCAGCTCATCACCTCGCTGGTCTACCTCTACTCCTTCACGGAGATTGGCCAGTGGAACATTACGTCCAGAAACACGGTCATGGCCCTGCTGGCCTCAGACGTGGCCCTGGAGAACCAGACGGAG GCCATCCTGCAGAAGTTCCTGGACCACAAAGGCAGGGTCACCAGTGCCCTGCTTGTGGCCATTGGGGGTTCCCGCCTCTGCTGGATGAGCCCCCAGCAGATCCAGGCCATCCAGCCTTCCGAGTTCCG GCTGGCCGGGGCCCTGGATatctcctcctgcccccagagCAGGAAGAATGTGCTCTACACCAAAGCCCGAGAGGCCTTCGGCAGCACCGGGACCACGGCCGCCTACTACCGCTTCATGCGCCCCTACCTCG GTGGTGCCCCAGTGGAGGAGCTGCAGTACCTGGCCCAGGCCAATGTCTCCATGGACATCCACACCTTCACCAACCTGAACCCCCAAGTGCTGCAG AACCTAAGTGTTGACAAGGTGACGACGCTGCTGGGCCAGAATGTGGGGGACCTGCAGAAGGCACGCAGCCACCCGGCTATCAGCTCCTGGCTCCGCAGCTTGAACAGGTCGGCCCTGGGTGAGCTGGGCCTGGACACGGACCCCAGCGGCCCCAGCGGCCCCACCCTCTTGACCACTACAATTCCCAACACCATCCCGTGGGCAACCCACCTAGCCACCACCTCGCGCAGGCCTGGGAATGAGGCCCCCACCTCGG GCAGCCCACCAGCCCACCTGGGATACCTACCACTTGCTGTGGCCCTGCCCTCTAGCCTCCTGTGGCTGCTGTATTGGGGCACCCTAGGGCCCAGTGGGGATTGCTCATGGGGCACCTGCACAATGGCCTCCGAACACAGCAATGTCCCAGCACCACATGCAGGAAAACTGGGGCTGGTGGATGGAGCTGGACGCCTGCCCAGGCCTCCGTGCAAACCCCAGGCCCACGGGACCTGGCCACGTCCCAAATCCTAG